In Streptomyces sp. V4I8, one genomic interval encodes:
- a CDS encoding ABC transporter ATP-binding protein: MIELEGLTKRYGNKLAVDQLTFAVRPGIVTGFLGPNGAGKSTTMRMILGLDRPTAGDVRIDGRHYADLHDPLTYLGALIEAKSVHGGRSAYNHLLFLAQSNGIPRRRVDEMLDVVGLTSVARKRTKGFSLGMGQRLGIAAALLGDPRILMFDEPVNGLDPEGIHWIRNLMKHLAATGRTVFVSSHLMSEMALTADHLVVIGQGRLLADTSMANFIVQNSRSYVRLRSPEQERLRDVLHGAKIAYAPGQDGSLEVEGVDAARLGELAAEHRLVLHELSPQQASLEEAFMRLTAESVEYHAHT, translated from the coding sequence ATGATCGAGTTAGAAGGGCTGACGAAGCGGTACGGCAATAAGTTAGCGGTCGACCAGCTGACCTTCGCCGTTCGACCAGGAATCGTGACCGGATTCCTCGGCCCCAACGGGGCGGGCAAGTCGACGACGATGCGCATGATTCTCGGCCTGGACCGTCCCACCGCCGGCGACGTCCGCATCGACGGCCGGCACTATGCGGACCTGCACGATCCCCTCACCTACCTCGGCGCCCTCATCGAGGCGAAATCCGTGCACGGCGGCCGCAGCGCCTACAACCACCTGCTCTTCCTCGCCCAAAGCAACGGCATCCCCCGCCGCCGAGTCGACGAAATGCTGGACGTCGTCGGACTCACCTCGGTCGCACGCAAACGCACCAAGGGCTTCTCCCTGGGCATGGGCCAGCGTCTCGGCATCGCCGCGGCGCTCCTCGGCGATCCGCGCATTCTGATGTTCGACGAGCCTGTCAACGGACTCGATCCCGAGGGGATCCACTGGATCAGGAACCTGATGAAACACCTCGCCGCCACCGGCCGCACGGTCTTCGTCTCCAGCCATCTCATGAGCGAGATGGCGTTGACCGCCGACCATCTGGTGGTCATCGGCCAGGGCAGACTTCTCGCCGACACGTCGATGGCCAACTTCATCGTGCAGAACTCGCGGTCCTATGTGCGGCTGCGCTCGCCCGAACAGGAAAGGCTCCGCGATGTCCTGCACGGGGCCAAGATCGCCTATGCCCCGGGGCAGGACGGCTCGCTGGAGGTGGAGGGAGTCGACGCGGCGCGGCTGGGCGAACTGGCCGCCGAGCACCGGCTCGTGCTGCATGAGCTGAGCCCGCAGCAGGCGTCCCTGGAGGAAGCGTTCATGCGGCTGACGGCGGAGTCGGTGGAGTACCACGCGCACACCTAG
- a CDS encoding CDP-alcohol phosphatidyltransferase family protein, giving the protein MTFGAAHRELRRAQKTAKGVSLYSRHINRPAGRVLAAAAYRAGMTPNQVTLVSAALTSSAVLLLACVRPSWLLGMTVYVCLAAGFAFDSADGQLARLRRESTAVGEWLDHVVDCAKIIALHAAVLISLYRFHSLPNRGWLLLPLGFQFTAVLIFFGGLLTDKLKPKAGDAAAGTPGVGPSRLRALALLPVDYGVFCTVFLLLGDDQAFLAGYAVLFAAHALFLPVFMAKSFRELAAIRPA; this is encoded by the coding sequence ATGACATTCGGTGCGGCTCATCGAGAGCTGCGGCGGGCGCAGAAAACAGCGAAGGGTGTCTCGCTGTACTCGCGCCACATCAATCGTCCGGCGGGGCGGGTACTGGCCGCCGCGGCTTATCGGGCCGGCATGACGCCGAATCAAGTGACGTTGGTCAGTGCCGCTTTGACCTCATCGGCGGTGCTCCTGCTCGCTTGCGTACGGCCGTCGTGGCTACTGGGAATGACCGTGTACGTATGCCTCGCGGCGGGTTTTGCCTTCGACTCCGCGGATGGCCAGCTGGCTCGGTTACGACGGGAAAGCACCGCGGTGGGGGAGTGGCTGGACCATGTGGTGGACTGCGCGAAGATCATCGCGCTGCACGCGGCCGTGCTCATCTCGCTCTACCGATTCCATTCCCTGCCGAACCGCGGCTGGCTGCTGCTGCCGTTGGGATTTCAGTTCACGGCGGTGCTGATCTTCTTCGGTGGACTGCTCACCGACAAACTCAAGCCGAAGGCTGGTGACGCGGCCGCCGGGACGCCTGGGGTCGGCCCCTCGCGACTGCGGGCCCTGGCTCTGCTGCCGGTCGACTACGGCGTGTTCTGCACAGTCTTCCTGCTGCTCGGCGACGATCAGGCATTCCTGGCGGGGTATGCCGTGCTGTTCGCCGCGCACGCACTCTTCCTGCCGGTCTTCATGGCGAAGTCGTTCCGGGAACTGGCCGCGATACGCCCGGCGTAA